The following DNA comes from Photobacterium sp. DA100.
GTGAACAAAATCGACCAAATCATCCCCCCCCACCTGGAAAGCTTGACCAAAGCCTTTCACAAACAGACCCTGAGTCGGTTCGAAACGGAACATCTTGAAATCTTCCAAGCCGCTAAGACCATCAATGATCTCACCAAAGCGCGACTTCAACTCCTCTACCGCCGCCAGCCACTTCTCGGTTTCACGCTCTACCACAACCACGTTGGCTTCGAACGTGAGACGCTTACGTGCGTATATGGTTTTAGACGATACCTCATCTTCAATCATCATCAAAGAAACCTGCGGATTTACCAACAAATTACGAGCATGTTTGGCAATCTGGCTGATCAATACGTAGTAACCATCATCCAAGAGCGCAAATGGTGCATAGCTGACATTGGGCTTACCGTCAGCATCAACCGTCGCCAACTGAATGGTCTGGCAAGACTGACGGAATTCTCTGATTTCTGGACCCAAGCGGTTTTGAAGGCGCTCTTGCTTTACAGCATTCATTTTGACTTTCTCCGGAGTATTATTATTTATTTAAATTTTGTTTTAAGTTCTTGGAATTTCTCGATCTGATCAGAGAATAGCTGACGTTTCTTGTCACGACCAAGGTATACCTTGAAGACACATTCGCCACCTTTGGCGAAGAAGCCGATGAAGTAACTTTCCTGCCCCATAAAGGGCTTGCTGACCAAAGCAATGTCCGTCACAAGGTCTAGACGTAGGTGGCCATGCAGTTCGCCTTCTTTACCCATTAGATTGTAGTAACCGCGAGCCTCTTTACCTTTAGGAAAAGGCGCTTTTACTTCAAAAATTGACGCCATGGAGTGAACGATTGTTGTAACCGGTCCCCAAGTCGGTAGGTCTTCCAGAATCGCTTTTGCATGCTCACCCGGTAGTGCTACTACCAGCTCTTCAGGAAAAGCCATCACGACTTCCCCTTCGGTAACTCCCAACGTTTCTGCAATTGCCATGGCGTGGAGTTTAGGCTCAGCGGCGAGTTGTTCTGCAACTTGTGCTTTTAGCGATTCAAATGTAATTTTCTCAAACACGTTTTATCTCCAGGTACTTCAATCTACGAGTTCTAATTGGTAATAGTTAAGTCGTTTACGCTGCAACTTGCTTCATCGCGTTCTGCTGCAAAACTTGAATCATTGACTGGGCTAAGGTCACAGACCAAAACGTCCCCGCCAGGGTCAACGACAGGTACTGACCTTCAAGCTTCACCAAGCCATTTTTTTGCCATGCTTCAAACAGCGGCAGGCAAAGTGCAAAGATATCTTGGGAGAACTTCTGCCTAAAATCTCTCGCAGACAGGAAACCACGGTCAAAACTGGCTTTGATCTCTGCATGCAATGCCGCATGAGGGCTAGACTTGGTCATCATAGCCAATGGCAGTTGTTCTGCCTTTATCGCGTCTATATATGCGTCCAGGGTTCTGTGCTGCATGAAGCCGAAACCACCAACATTACCACCAGCACCTGCTCCTAAAGGCAATACCTCGGCGGAAGTCTTAGCCAGACTATTGTAAATACTGCGTTCACGGTTATCCCGAGCCCAATGGTTTCCACTCAAACGGCGCAGGTGGTGCTGTGCCATAAAGTTTACGCCATATTCAAACATCGATGCCTTGGTCGGCGTATCGGCAGGCTCTGGCAAGCGGCCTTTCTCAATCATGCCTTTCATTGGTGTACCGCCCATTTCAATCAATTGATAAAGGTCAACACCGTGTGCTCCACTCTCTAAAAAGTCAGTCAAGTCTTGCTGCCAAACTTGCATATCTTGATAGGGAAGACCAAACAACAGGTCGATAACGATTGGTGCTGCATTGGTCGCACTCAGAGACTGGATGCGCGCCATAACAGGCTCGCGATCATCTAGCCGTTTGGCCTTGCGGCGAACTGTAGTATCGAAGCTTTGTACACCGAAGGAAAAACGGTTGAAGCCTCCTTCCAGTGCCCCTTCGAACATTCGGTCATCGAAGCGATTAATACGGCCTTCAAGGGTAATTTCGCAATCTGTAGTTAAAGGGAAATACGCTTTCACCATTTTTCCCAGTCGCGTCACCTGCTCTGCCGTTAGATCAGTAGGTGTACCTCCACCCACATATACCGCCCGGAACGGTGCAGCTTGCGTCCAAGGCATTGCGGCCTTGGCTTTCAGCTCTACCATCAAGGCATCGAAATACTCGTCGATAAGCGACTGGCTGGAAGCATACTGGAAGAAGTTGCAGTAAGTGCAACGCACCCGGCAGAATGGAATGTGAATATAGAGGCAACGACTATTGGGATTTTCCGATACCGTTGATAGCGCTTTCAGTGCTAAACCCTGCCGCTCTTGCTCGGCAACCATCGCCGACATACCACCCGCATGCGCTGAACGCTTGCTGGCAAAAGCATATCGAAGCGGATCGGGCGTGTGTTTTCCTACAATCGATTCGGTCAGTAGTTCCGGCGCCAACACAGCAGATTGTAATGCTTGTTCTTCAATCATCTACTTCTTCGTCGAGCTAGATACCTAGCCCCTCCTAAACCATCAGAGAATGATAACCACTCTTATTTGCGGCAATCATAAGCACCCCTAAATAATATTGCAAATGATAATTGATATTATTTCGATTACATGGATAATGAGAGTCATTCTTGATTCGGAGAGCGAAGTAATAGATTGCTCTTTACGAAATTATTCAAAACTAACAAACACATGTAGCATTATTTTGCATGGTCGGAGTAGAACAGTGAACGCGAAAAGATATGCCATAGCAGGTGTTGTTTCAGTACTTGCCCACAGCCTATTGCTTTCTGCTGTACCTAACAAAATGGTGATGGCGATGCCAGTTGGCACAGACTCAACCAAGGTCTCGCTCAACCTCGTCTCGGCACCCACGCCTCGGCCGGCTGAACCTGTTACTTCCGAGCCGCTATCACCAGCTTCCGTCGAAGTACCTCAAAAAGCCGTAAAAGAAAAAACGGCGGTGAAAAAGCTAGTAAAGAAAAAACAGCCGGAGCCTAAAGTTCAACCGGAGGAAATCAATCAGCCGGTACCGGAAAAGCCTGTTGAGAAAAACGTCGAGCAGAAGATTGCTAAAAAGCCAACACCGGTTCAGAAGCCCGTTGAAGTAAACAGGCCTAAACCGGTTGAGGATAAGGTTAAAACACCGGCTCCTACTCCACCGGCTGCAGATCAAGCAGCGTCAGGGGTAAACAGTGAACCCCAGCTCATCACTAAACCAACCTTCGCAACACGTCCTAGCCCTGTGACCTACCCGCGAATTGCCAAGCGTCGCGGGATTGAGGGACAGGTGTTGGTTGAGATTTGGATTGATGAGTCTGGAAAGCAGGTCAAACAGAATTTATTGAGATCATCCGGTGCAGAAATCCTTGATGAGGCAGCCCTAGAAGCCATCAAGCGCTGGCGTTTTTCTTCCCATATTGTTGATGGTCAGGCTATTGCCCATCGCGTACAAGTTCCTGTCCGCTTTAAGCTGGACTAGTATTTTATTGGATTCACTCATGGAAATGTTTCACTCCCTACAAAATCAATTTGGCCTGATGACAGCTCCTCTACTGCTTTGCTCAGCACTGACATTGATGATCCTTATCGAGCGTTGTATTCAGGTTTTGCTATGCACTGGTGTAGGCAGAAGTAAGATTGATGCGCTACTGGCAACGCAAAGCCGTACTGACGAAGCAGGCCTGGACCAGCTTGCAAACTCTCTCAAAGAAAAGCGCCCTTTGCTTTTCAAAGGTGTCTCCATGCTTATTTCTCACCGCCATTTTTCCAAAGCTTTACGGGAAGATGCCGCAGGGATCTGGCTTCAGCAAAAGCGCTCTCAGCTACGCTCGGGGTTGCGTCTGCTTAGCCTGATTGGCGTGATCAGCCCGCTTCTTGGCCTTTTGGGTACCGTGCTCGGCTTGATTGAAATGTTCAAGGGTATTGCCATTAGCTCGGGTGCCGTCACCCCTAACGATCTTGCTGATGGCCTTGGTCTGGCCATGCGCACGACAGCGGCAGGCTTGATCATTGCCTTGCCTGCAATCACGGGGTCACAACTGCTTGGCCTTTGGGCTGATAAGGTGACAGCAAAACTCGAGCATAGCCTCAACCACTGTAACCTATGGCTAGAAGGCTTGACCCTGGAGCCTAATTGCCTGCCGAAAGTAGACAATGCCAAAAAGGCTGAAGCTGAGGCGGCGTCATGATTCGTACCCATCAAGGTGTCACCGGTGATGATGATCTAAAACCCGACCTTACCCCACTGCTCGATATCATCTTTATCGTCATGGTCTTCCTCCTACTGACTGCCAGCGTAAAGCTTCAGTCACTGGATGTCGAACTACCACAGACAGAAACCCAGGCGCTACAAGAAACTCAGGCAGATCCAATTACCGTCAATATCACTTCTACAGAGCCATACTGGGCACTGCAAGGGATACAAATCGACAGTTGGGATGCCTTCAAGGCCGCACTTCTCAAAGAAGTCAAAGCCAACCCTGACAAGCCCGTGGTGATTGGTGCTGACAAGGCTGGTTCAGTTGAAAACATGCTTAAACTCCTCGCTTTTCTACAGCAGAACGAAATTAAAGCGACACAATTATTAATGGAAGAGGACAAATAATGAAGCGATTGGCTCTGGCTACCGCATTACTCCTTACTGCCACGGCATCGTACGCCAGTGAGCGCATTATCAGTGCAGGGGCAGCAATTACTGAAATTATCAATGCCATGGGGGCACAAGAGCAGCTGGTGGCTGTTGATGTCACCAGTAAATCGCTAGTCGATGAAGGTATGCCAGTACTAGGCTACCACCGCCAACTCTCGGCCGAGAGTCTTATTGCACTCAACCCAACCCGTTTACTGGGTTCGAATGAAATGGGACCGAAGGCGACATTGGATCTGATTCAGCAAGCCGGTATTGAAGTGAATGTAGTCAACTCTGGCGAAACCGTTGATGATCTTCTGACCCGTATTCAGCAAGTCGGTAAGCTGGCCCATACAGAGCTAGCCGCCCGTGCTCTTCAGGCCAGGGTACAAGAAAAAGTTGACGCTATTAACCACAGCCTCGAGCAGCAAGCCGAGCAGAAAAGAGTCCTTTTTCTGATGATCCACGAGGGTCGCCCGGCGAATGTCGCAGGCCGCAACACCACCGCAGACAGTGTGATCCGCCTTGCCGGTGCCACCAACCCTGCAGCTGATGCGGTAGAGTCCTACAAGCCTATTTCGCTCGAGGCTATGGTTGAAATGCAGCCTGATATTATCTTGCTTAGCTCACGCACCCTCAGCCAGATCGGCTCAGCCGATGAGCTGCTGCAGAAAATGCCCCTGCTCTCTGCAACCCCAGCGGGACAGAATAAAGCAGTAGTGACAATTGACGGTACCGCACTGATTGGCGGCCTTGGCCTGAAAAGCCTGAGCGAAGCCGAACGCCTGAACCAAGTGTTTTACCATCAATAACGCTTTGCCGTTGATCTAAGCAGAATATTAATAATGCAGTTACAACGAATCCCAACCGGCCTGATATTTCCTGTCGGTATGACATTACTGGTAATAGCCGTCACTTCGTCGATCGCCGTTGGGCCGATGGATATCAGTTTTGCCGACAGTTTCAGGGCGCTGTTACCTATTAACTTTGATTTGCCGCCGCATATCGACATCGTTATCCACCAGATCCGCCTACCGAGAACCTTGCTTGGCATGGCTATCGGCGCGATCCTTGCCCTGTGTGGTGCCGTGATGCAAGGACTATTCAGAAACCCGCTGGCAGATCCTGGCATCATTGGTGTTTCCGGTGGTGCCAGCCTCGGTGCGGCGCTCTCCATCGTGATCTTTGCGCCACTAGCAGCCAGCTCTCCACTGTTACTAACATTGGGCACAGTGCCCGTTTTTGCCTTTATCGGTGGCGCTGTCAGCACCTTTCTGGTGTACCAGCTCGGCACAGACAAAAATGGCACATCGGTGACTATCATGTTGCTAGCCGGTGTGGCAATTGGTGCCCTCTCCGGCGCGGCGCTGGGGTTAATGAACTACTACGCCGATGATCAAGCGCTTCGCGATTTGTCGCTGTGGACAATGGGCTCGTTAGCAGGAGCAACATGGCCTGGTATCGGCCTGGCTTATTGCACTTTGCTAGGACTGCTATTTGCCTTTGATCGCAATGCCAATGCCCTTAATGCCTTCTTGTTGGGTGAAGCCGAAGCCAAACATCTTGGTGTTAACGTCCAGCGCCTGAAGCGTGTACTTATTTTGTTGTGCGCCGCGGGGGTTGGCATTGCCGTATCCCTCACCGGTGTGATTGGTTTTGTCGGCCTGATCGTTCCCCACATCAGCCGAATGCTCTCAGGGCCCAACCACAAGTCCCTACTCCCGCTTTCGGCTATGCTCGGTGCGTTGATCCTGCTGGTTGCAGACATGCTTGCTCGTGTTGTTGCAGCACCTGCGGAATTGCCTGTGGGTATTATCACCGCATTGCTCGGTGCCCCATTCTTCATATATCTATTGATCAAGCAAAAAGGCAAACTGTCATGAATCACCTGGCGACTTCAAACCCGCAAGTCTTGACGGGCAGTGGCATCGCCATTGAAGCGGTAAATCTTTCACTGACCCTAGGTGGAAAAACACTACTCGACGAATTTTCACTGCAGATCAAAAGCGGTCAGCTAACCGCGCTTTTAGGGCCCAACGGCGCGGGGAAAAGTACTCTGCTCAAAGTGCTATGCGGTGAAGTGGAGGCCGAGGGCGAGGTAAATGTCTTTGCCACTCCTCGGCAAAACTGGCCTATCTCGGAACTAGCAAAACGACTTGGCGTTCTCCCGCAACACAGCTCCCTCTCGTTTGCTTTCACGGCACAGGAAGTCGTGGAGCTGGGGACACTCCCGCTCCAGCTTCCCAATGCGCAGACACAAAAAATCGCTCAGGAAAAAATGGCGATGCTCGGGGTGACCGAGCTCGCACCACGTCTGTATCCATCAATGTCAGGCGGTGAAAAGCAGCGCGTCCACTTCGCCAGGGTGCTGACCCAGCTCAGCCATGCCGGAGAGCAGTGTATCTTAATGCTGGATGAGCCCACTTCGGCCCTCGATTTGGCCCACCAGCACAACGCACTGATTGTAGCCAAGCAAATGGCAGCGGCTGGTGCCGCTGTCATCATCGTGATCCATGACCTTAATCTCGCGGCGCAGTACGCCGATCGCTTAGTCATCATCAACCATGGCAAAATTCAGGCCGATGGTTCCCCGGAAGAAGCCCTGACAGCGGATACAATCAAATCTGTATATGGCTGGCCAGTATGCATCACTCACCACCCGATAGAGGGTTACCCGGTGGTGCTGCCGGCAACGGCTTAGCCCGGAGTCCACCCAAGATTGTCCGCAACTTACCAAACTGCATAACTAAGCAAATCACCTAAAACGGGGCCGCATCTTGGCCCTGTTGTATACCATGCAAGCAAAAAACCGATCATTAGCTACGAATTATGCAATTTGAGATAACAATCATTGCACTCTAGGCCACACTAAGTAAAATGTGAACGCAAGCGATTAAACAATGCAACACATGCGATATGGCATGTTAAGCATACAGCAGGAATAAGAAACGAAGCCGCCCATTCGTGATGCGGCCTTTTGCCGTTTCTGCGGTTCGTACCCAACAGAACAATGAACTACTCGGATAGAAAATGGTGATCTAGTTCATTTTTCTGTTGAGTAAGGTATTAATTTATAAGGTTCTCTGACCTTTATTATTAGAAGAATAACTATGGCAACGATTAAAGATGTTGCACGTATGGCTGGTGTATCGACAACCACAGTCTCTCACGTGATTAACAAAACGCGCTTTGTCGCAGAAGCAACGCAAAAGAAGGTATTGGCTGCGGTTGAAGAGTTGAATTACGCACCAAGTGCGGTTGCGCGAAGCCTGAAATGCAACACAACAAGAACCATCGGTATGCTGGTAACCAAATCGACCAACCCTTTCTTTGCCGAAGTCGTTCACGGGGTTGAAGAGTTCTGCTATGGCGCCGGTTACACTCTAATTTTGTGCAATACCGAAGGCAACCTATCGAAACAGCGTGATTACCTGCGCATGTTGGCCGAAAAGCGTGTTGATGGCTTGCTGGTGATGTGCTCGGATCTGGATGAACAGCTACTGGAGTTGCTCGAGCGTCAGAAAGAGACCCCTATGGTGATCATGGATTGGGGCCCAGAAAGTCCGCATACAGATAAAATTCAGGATAACGCCGAGCTTGGCGGGTATGTGGCGACCAAGTTCTTTATTGAGCATGGCCACAAAACGATTGGTTGCTTAACGGGCCACAGCGAAAAGACAGCTTGTCGCGAACGCCTGAAAGGCTACCGAAAAGCTATGGCTGAAGCCGGCCTTGAAGTTAAGGAAGAGTGGATCCTCGAAGGCGACTTCGAATGTGAATCTGCCGTGGCTGCAGCCAAACAGTTCATTGCCATGGAAGAACGCCCTACGGCTATCTTCTGCTTCAACGATATCATGGCTATGGCAATGATCAGTACCTTCCAGCAGGCGGGAATTAACGTACCGGAAGACATCTCTATCGTCGGCTACGACAATATCGATTTGGCCCCGTATTTCTCGCCGCCACTGACGACTATCCACCAACCGAAACGTCGTCTGGGCAAGAGTGCTGTTGAAATTCTGATGCAACGCGTAAAAGACAAAGAGCACGCACCCCAAGTGTTTGAAATGATACCTGAACTGGTGATCCGCAA
Coding sequences within:
- a CDS encoding MotA/TolQ/ExbB proton channel family protein; protein product: MEMFHSLQNQFGLMTAPLLLCSALTLMILIERCIQVLLCTGVGRSKIDALLATQSRTDEAGLDQLANSLKEKRPLLFKGVSMLISHRHFSKALREDAAGIWLQQKRSQLRSGLRLLSLIGVISPLLGLLGTVLGLIEMFKGIAISSGAVTPNDLADGLGLAMRTTAAGLIIALPAITGSQLLGLWADKVTAKLEHSLNHCNLWLEGLTLEPNCLPKVDNAKKAEAEAAS
- a CDS encoding substrate-binding domain-containing protein, whose amino-acid sequence is MATIKDVARMAGVSTTTVSHVINKTRFVAEATQKKVLAAVEELNYAPSAVARSLKCNTTRTIGMLVTKSTNPFFAEVVHGVEEFCYGAGYTLILCNTEGNLSKQRDYLRMLAEKRVDGLLVMCSDLDEQLLELLERQKETPMVIMDWGPESPHTDKIQDNAELGGYVATKFFIEHGHKTIGCLTGHSEKTACRERLKGYRKAMAEAGLEVKEEWILEGDFECESAVAAAKQFIAMEERPTAIFCFNDIMAMAMISTFQQAGINVPEDISIVGYDNIDLAPYFSPPLTTIHQPKRRLGKSAVEILMQRVKDKEHAPQVFEMIPELVIRKSVKKLN
- the hutW gene encoding heme anaerobic degradation radical SAM methyltransferase ChuW/HutW, with the protein product MIEEQALQSAVLAPELLTESIVGKHTPDPLRYAFASKRSAHAGGMSAMVAEQERQGLALKALSTVSENPNSRCLYIHIPFCRVRCTYCNFFQYASSQSLIDEYFDALMVELKAKAAMPWTQAAPFRAVYVGGGTPTDLTAEQVTRLGKMVKAYFPLTTDCEITLEGRINRFDDRMFEGALEGGFNRFSFGVQSFDTTVRRKAKRLDDREPVMARIQSLSATNAAPIVIDLLFGLPYQDMQVWQQDLTDFLESGAHGVDLYQLIEMGGTPMKGMIEKGRLPEPADTPTKASMFEYGVNFMAQHHLRRLSGNHWARDNRERSIYNSLAKTSAEVLPLGAGAGGNVGGFGFMQHRTLDAYIDAIKAEQLPLAMMTKSSPHAALHAEIKASFDRGFLSARDFRQKFSQDIFALCLPLFEAWQKNGLVKLEGQYLSLTLAGTFWSVTLAQSMIQVLQQNAMKQVAA
- a CDS encoding iron ABC transporter permease, which encodes MTLLVIAVTSSIAVGPMDISFADSFRALLPINFDLPPHIDIVIHQIRLPRTLLGMAIGAILALCGAVMQGLFRNPLADPGIIGVSGGASLGAALSIVIFAPLAASSPLLLTLGTVPVFAFIGGAVSTFLVYQLGTDKNGTSVTIMLLAGVAIGALSGAALGLMNYYADDQALRDLSLWTMGSLAGATWPGIGLAYCTLLGLLFAFDRNANALNAFLLGEAEAKHLGVNVQRLKRVLILLCAAGVGIAVSLTGVIGFVGLIVPHISRMLSGPNHKSLLPLSAMLGALILLVADMLARVVAAPAELPVGIITALLGAPFFIYLLIKQKGKLS
- the hutZ gene encoding heme utilization protein HutZ, producing MNAVKQERLQNRLGPEIREFRQSCQTIQLATVDADGKPNVSYAPFALLDDGYYVLISQIAKHARNLLVNPQVSLMMIEDEVSSKTIYARKRLTFEANVVVVERETEKWLAAVEELKSRFGEIIDGLSGLEDFKMFRFEPTQGLFVKGFGQAFQVGGDDLVDFVHLQEGHRRIKDGSEVTQSTEEL
- a CDS encoding ABC transporter substrate-binding protein, whose translation is MKRLALATALLLTATASYASERIISAGAAITEIINAMGAQEQLVAVDVTSKSLVDEGMPVLGYHRQLSAESLIALNPTRLLGSNEMGPKATLDLIQQAGIEVNVVNSGETVDDLLTRIQQVGKLAHTELAARALQARVQEKVDAINHSLEQQAEQKRVLFLMIHEGRPANVAGRNTTADSVIRLAGATNPAADAVESYKPISLEAMVEMQPDIILLSSRTLSQIGSADELLQKMPLLSATPAGQNKAVVTIDGTALIGGLGLKSLSEAERLNQVFYHQ
- a CDS encoding heme ABC transporter ATP-binding protein is translated as MNHLATSNPQVLTGSGIAIEAVNLSLTLGGKTLLDEFSLQIKSGQLTALLGPNGAGKSTLLKVLCGEVEAEGEVNVFATPRQNWPISELAKRLGVLPQHSSLSFAFTAQEVVELGTLPLQLPNAQTQKIAQEKMAMLGVTELAPRLYPSMSGGEKQRVHFARVLTQLSHAGEQCILMLDEPTSALDLAHQHNALIVAKQMAAAGAAVIIVIHDLNLAAQYADRLVIINHGKIQADGSPEEALTADTIKSVYGWPVCITHHPIEGYPVVLPATA
- a CDS encoding biopolymer transporter ExbD, with product MIRTHQGVTGDDDLKPDLTPLLDIIFIVMVFLLLTASVKLQSLDVELPQTETQALQETQADPITVNITSTEPYWALQGIQIDSWDAFKAALLKEVKANPDKPVVIGADKAGSVENMLKLLAFLQQNEIKATQLLMEEDK
- the hutX gene encoding heme utilization cystosolic carrier protein HutX → MAIAETLGVTEGEVVMAFPEELVVALPGEHAKAILEDLPTWGPVTTIVHSMASIFEVKAPFPKGKEARGYYNLMGKEGELHGHLRLDLVTDIALVSKPFMGQESYFIGFFAKGGECVFKVYLGRDKKRQLFSDQIEKFQELKTKFK
- a CDS encoding energy transducer TonB, which codes for MNAKRYAIAGVVSVLAHSLLLSAVPNKMVMAMPVGTDSTKVSLNLVSAPTPRPAEPVTSEPLSPASVEVPQKAVKEKTAVKKLVKKKQPEPKVQPEEINQPVPEKPVEKNVEQKIAKKPTPVQKPVEVNRPKPVEDKVKTPAPTPPAADQAASGVNSEPQLITKPTFATRPSPVTYPRIAKRRGIEGQVLVEIWIDESGKQVKQNLLRSSGAEILDEAALEAIKRWRFSSHIVDGQAIAHRVQVPVRFKLD